AAGTAAGTGCAACCCGTTTTTCAGCAGTTGTAGAGGTGAAAATGATGACGGTAACCCAAAATTACACTATTGAGTTCAGCGAATACCGTGACAGCCTTGTAGGTAATAAACGTCTGAAGTTCTCGGATTTTAACATCATACCACCGAAAAAAATGGGCGGTATGGTATATGTGAAAGATGAGATCGACCTGTTTTTCAGTTTGGCTATCAAATAAAAATAAGCAATTAGCACCAGCAATAACCGTTAATCCCAATGAATTAATGATTGATACAAACTCCCTCACAAGGGAGTTTTTTTTCGTACAAAAAGTTTATTGGGTAAGGAACGCGATATTCCGCTTCAAACCTGCGAATTTGGTACGCTTAACAGGCGATTTCCTGAAGATTTCAGAGAAAACTTCCTGTGTGAGCGCCTGCCAGTCTTCTCTTCCGAAAGATGCAATAAATGCCTTAGGTTTAAACCTTTCCTGCTGATGTGGTTTTGCAAAACGATTCCACGGGCAAACATCCTGGCAGATATCACAACCGAACATCCAGTCCTCCATTTTATTTTTAAAATGTTCGGGTAATTCATTTTTAAGTTCGATGGTGGCATAGGAAATACATTTGCTGCCGTCCACAATCCTCTCGGCTACTATTGCTTGGGTAGGGCAGGCTTCAATACATCTTCTGCACGATCCACAATGGTCGGTGGTCGCATGGTCTGTAGCCAAGTCCAGATCGCAGATGATTTCCGCCAGAAAATAAAACGAGCCATGCTGCTTGGTAAGTAAATTAGCATTTTTACCTACCCAGCCGATGCCACTTTTTCGCGCCCAACTTCTTTCAAGGATCGGTGCCGAATCGGTAAAGACCCGACAGTCAAAATCGCCGATCTCCACTTTTAGGGCAGCCACCAAATCGCGCAGAAGTTCCTTTATCACCTCATGATAATCTTCACCGTAGGCGTATTTGGATATTTTCAGGTCGCTAAAAGGGGTAAGATCCTGTTCCGGATAGTAATTATATGACAAAGAAATCACTGTACGCGCACCATCCACCAGCTTTCGGGGATCAAGGCGCTTGTCGAAATGGTTTTCCATATAAGACATCTCGCCATGTCGGGCGTTTTTCAGCCATGCTTCCAGAGCAGGCGCGTCTTCTTCCAGAAATCCTGCGCGTGAAATTCCACAGCTTTGGAAGCCAAATTCCTTCGCTTTGGCTTTTATAAGTGCAGCATATTTTTCTGTATTCCCTTTCATAATAATGCTGCAAAACTAACATTATTTCTTAACTTTGTTATAGGCTTTTAAAGGACTTTACAGCCTTTTTTATCTTAAAATTAAACACTTAAAAATATCAGTTATGTCATTAGTAGAAGTATTGCAATTGGGGGATTATCATTTAATCGATGTTCGTGAAGCCATGGAACTGGAGATGGATGGGCACCTGGAGGAAGCACAAAATATTCCCTTGGGCGAATTAGAGGAAAGAAAGCAGGAGATCATTAACCTTAGCGGTACCAAAATTTTCTTTTGCCGCAGTGGCAACCGCAGTGGTAAGGCTGTAGATTATTTCAAGGAACAAGGCATGACCGATGTGTATAATGGTGGTGGCTATGCCGAAATGAAAGAGCTATTAGATAGTATAAAATAACAGAATTGAAAATTTGTCCGGCCTGGTGCCGGTTTTTTTTGGTTTTTGCCAAAAAGACAGCCACAAAAATGTAAATGATTGTTTAATTTTTGTTCAAATATAATAAGTTGATTATCAATACTATACAATATATTTAATGTGCGACACATGGTATCTGTACTTTTTTTGGCACGATTTTGACAAGTAACTTTTCGTAAAATTTAAAATTTAAAGTTATGAAATCAATGAAGAAAACAATCCTCGCTTTAGGATTAATGACAGCAGGTTTAGTAAGTGCACAAAGCGCAGATATGAGAAATATGCTGAAAGTTGGGGTAAATGGTGGTGTTGCGGTTCCTGCTGAGAATGCAGGTGGTAATATCGGGGTAGATGTAGCTTATCAGAATCTGGTGACGCCAGGCTTCGGTTTAGGTATCGCCACCGGTTACAGCCACTTTTTCGGTAGAGAAAATGGTGCGATTGATAACAATGATTTTGGTGTAGTACCGGTAGCAGCGCTTATCCGTGTATATCCTAAGCAAACCGGCTTCTATCTTGGGACCGACTTAGGTTACGGTTTCATCGTAGGTGATGATCAGGTAGCATCAAACAGTACAGTAGCAAGACCTGATGGTGGTTTCTACATCAAACCTGAAATCGGTTACCACAACCGCGACTGGAATTTCTCTCTTCAGTATCAGAAAACCTTTACTGGCAGCAAAGGCGAGATTGGTGACCAAGACTACAATGCCGGCGCACTGGGTGTAGGTATTGGGTACAACATCCCTTTAGGTAAATAATACAGCAATGTATATGGTAAGCCTTCTTAAAATCATTTAAGAAGGTTTTTATTTTTTTGTCCGACAGATTTATAAACAATTATTATCTTTGGTTTCATAACATTATAAAATGAACACGAACAATAAATTTATGCTTTACCTGCCCGCTATCTCAGCGGAAAGCAACAACAATATTTCGATAATTTCGGCCGACGTCCGAAAAGATGCGACCTATTTTGCTCATTATATCACCCGAGATAAAAGGTTGGTGCCACAGATCGAAAAAACATATGCCACGGTTGAATATGCTTCTTTCATAGACATTGCGCAGAAATTTATAACAGAATTTCAACTCAACCATGCCTCAAAATTTGTTGTGGCTGTGCCCGGACCCGTGATTTCTGGAAAAAGTGAGCCGTTGCGCTTGCCTTGGAAACTTGATGCTGAAGAAATAAAACAACAGACAGGCATCTCTCAGGTATATTTGATCAATGACCTTGAAGCTTCTGCTTATGGCTTAGGGAATGATGACGAAAAATGCTTCCAGACCATACACCACTCTGAAAATGTAGTCCCAGGGAACATTGCGGTATTGGCGCCCGGTGCTGGTTTAGGAGAAGCAGGTTTGTACTGGGATGGCAAATTCATGCGTCCGTTCGCGACGGAAGGCGGTCACAGCGAATTTTCGCCACGTACCAATGATGAGGTAGAGTTTTACCAATTTTTGCAGAAAATCTACGGAATTGTCACTTGGGAATCGGTGCTTTCTACCGAAGGTTTGTTTAATATTTACCGTTACGTGCGCGATGTGAAACAGCAGCAACAGCCAGAATGGCTAACCCGCGAGATTGAAAATAACAACTTTACCGATGCCATCATCAAAGGCGCACTCGAAAGCCGCGACCGTATCTGTAATGTGACCATTGATACTTTCATGCTTTTTCTGGCACGCGAAGCGAACAATTTGGTATTGAAACTAAAAGCGACCGGCGGATTATATCTCAGCGGAGAAATCCCGGTGATGTTACAGAAATATCTGAATAAGGATGACTTCTATAAAAACTTCATCGTAAGCGATAAAATGGAATCGCTGCTGCGCGACATCCCAATTTATCTGGTGAGGGATACCAAAACCATCATTCAGGGAGCGGCATTGTACGCGGCGTTTTCCGGTGAATAAAAATTACGACTTCGGCCCAGCCGAAGTTTTTTTTGCGTTTGTAGTACCATTTTTAGGCGTTTTTAGGTATTATTGAAGCAAAACTTTATTTTTGGCACTTCATTTTAAATAATATATATGAAAAAGTTACTGTTGATGGCCGTTTTAACGGGCGGATTAGCATTTGGACAAAGTAAAAAAGTAGTGGCTTCAGATGTACACTGGTGGGGTTACAAAATCGCGAAATCCGCTGCATCCTCACACGATGGCACTGTAAATGTAAAATCCGGAAACATCATCATGAAGGGCAATCAGGTGGCTGGGGGAACTTTCGTGCTGGATATGACGAGCATTAACGCGACTGATTTAACGGGCGAATCCCAGACTAAACTGAATAATCACCTTAAAAACGGAGATTTCTTTGAAGTAGATAAATTTCCCACAGCGGCTTATACCATTGCTTCGGTAAGGAAAAACAACCATAAAGTTTATAACTATATCATCCACGGGGACCTCACGGTGAAGGGTAAGACACATCCTGTTTCATTTCCTGCCAAAATTTCATACAGCAAGGGCGTGGTAAGCATCGTTTCGGATAAATTTGCCTTCGATCGACAGAAATTTGATGTGGCTTACAAAGCCGCGATGAAGGATGTTTTGGTGAAAGATGAGGTGGATATGCTTGTAAAAGTTACCGCCAAATAGTAAAAATATCTTCAAAAGTTCAGGGCAGTTCTTACTGCTCTTTTTTATTTTTGTATAAAGTTTTATATGATTTCTGAAAAAATGAAGTTGTACGTCATCAGTGGGCTTGGTGCTGATTTCAAAGTACTGTCAAAACTCACGTTCCCTGAAAACCTTGAAGTGGTTTTTCTCGACTGGCTCATCCCTATACGTAACGAAAGTTTTACGGGCTATGTCACAAGAATGTCCGACAGAATTGATGAGACAAAGCCATTTTGCCTGCTCGGATATTCATTTGGCGGCATCATGGTACAGGAAATTGATAAGATAAAACCCGCGGAAAAAGTGGTTATCCTTGGCAGCATAAAATCTGACCGAGAAAAATCACGCTTTATTAAAATGGGGGAAGTCACCCATATTCCTAAATATCTGCCGGAAAACATTTTCACCACGAAGTCGGCCTTGGCTTACGCTTTTGTGAGAAAGTTTTTTGATCCTAAAAATCCTAAATTGATGGAATATTTTACCGTTCGCGATCCCTATTACCTGAAATGGTGCATTGAGAAAATCAGCAACTGGAAGTCCGAGGAAAACCCAAAGGTGATACAGGTTTTGGCAGACCGTGATATTGTTTTCCCTATTAAATATTCAAAACCGGATTATGTGATACAGAACGCGACACATCTTTTCCCTGCCACTAAACCCAGGGAAGTTTCAGAGATTCTAAAAGAGATTTTCGGTTCCTAACTATCGGTGTTTTTTAAGATTCTCATCACCGAACAGCATTTTCATCACCAACCATACGCCGAAAACTGCCGCAGCACAGAAAAATATCATGGCTAATCCTGGATAGCCAAGCACCATGAAAGTGGTTGGTACTTTCATCAGAAGTGCAGCCCCGATAATCAAAGCCGCAATTATCAACCCAATGGAGATTCGGTTGGCGACTTTTTGAAAGCCGTCCGTCAGGCGCTTTTCATCGATCGCATCAATTTTAATCTCAAATTCATTGTTCGCAAGTCTTTCCGTAATGGTGTTGAGGCGTTCGGGCAGTTTTTCAGCAAGTTTTTTAGCTTCAATTAACTGCGCGAAAAACTGATCTGGCTTCAGGTCCTCAATCATTTTCTTTTGCATCAGTTTTTCGAGATTTGTTTCTATGGCTTCCTGCAAATCGTAATCGGGTGCCAGCACCGCGACAATCTGGTCCATATTCATCAGTATTTTCCCGAAGATATTCAGTTCTACCGAAAGGCGGATGCCGTTTTCAGCCGCAATCCTGTTCATCTGAATCAGCATGCGGCCAGTCTGCATATTTTCTGCGTTCTTGTTCTGGGATTCCTGTACCAGCCGGTTTATTTCCTTCTGGAAAGTCTGCACATCAGCTTCTTTATCATAGTTGCTGATGTGCAGCAAAGCATTGGCGGTATCGTTGCCATTATATTTGCTGATGGCAATCATCAGTTTTAATAGTTGATCCCGAAGTTCGGGCCGAACTTAGCCACCATCCCAAGATCCATCAAAGCGATTTTGTGATCTTTCGTAAGGTGTACATTCCCGGGATGTGGATCTGCGTGCGCGAAACCATCGATGATGATTTGTTTCATGTATGCCGCGACCAACTCGTCAACAAGCGCGTTATAATTATGCTCTGTTCGTGAAAGCGGGGTGACGGCGGTTATTTTTCTGCCCTCCACAAAATCCATTGTCAAAATCTTTGAAGTAGAATATCCTGCCACAGGCTGTGGTACAAATATTTTTCTGTAATTGGTTAGATTTTGGCCAAGTGTCTGCAGGTTTTCTGCCTCTTTTACATAATCAAGTTCATTCAGTAGGATGAATCTTAGCTCCTCTAGTACCTGATCTGCTGCGTATTTCTTTGCTGTTTTGTTGTTTTTAACAGCAAAATCGGTAATTTCCTTTAAAGTATCAAGGTCTTCAAGGAATTTTTTTCTGATGCCTGGTCGCTGTACTTTTACCGCAACTTGCCTGCCTGAGCGTAATACGGCACGGTGTACCTGCCCAATGGACGCACTTGCCAACGGTTGTACATCAAAGGATTGAAACGCCTTTGACATTCTCTGGCCTGTTTCTTCTTCAACAATTTTTTCCACCTCAGCGTAGGGGATTTCCTCTACGTCATCCTGTAATCTTTCCAGAGCTTTCATGTATGATTCGGGCATCAGATCTGGGCGGGTGGATAATAATTGCCCCAATTTCACATAGGTTGGCCCCATTTTTTTCAGGTCTTCCGCAAGTTCTTCAGGGTTGTCGTAGGTATGGTGTTCTGGCGCATTGTCATCTTTGGTTTCATTAAATGCGTTTTCGGCAGCTGACCGAAAGATATCGCTGTTCCAGTATTTATAAATGAAAGATATAAATTTTGAATAATTACTTAATTTTTCAGGAATTGTCGCCATAAAGGTTTTTTTTGCTAGTTCCCTTACAAAAAGCGTGCATTCCTTAATAGGGTTGGCAGCGTACATTTATTTGGTTAAATTTGTAATGATTAAAGAATATGAAAAATGCAGTCAATCAGTGTATTTGAAATTATAAAAGTAGGCATTGGCCCCTCCAGTTCACATACCATGGGACCATGGAATGCCGCGGAAAGTTTTCTAAATAAAATCCGGAAAGAGCATCGGCTGCAAGACGTGAAGGAAATTTTCCTGGAGTTTTTCGGCTCATTAGCTAAAACCGGCATCGGGCACGGAACCGATATTGCAGGTATGCTTGGGCTTTCAGGCGAAAATTTTAAGACCATCGATACCACTAAGATTGATGAGAAAGTGGCTCATATAAAATCAACAGGTTTACTGAATCTGGGCGGTGAGACTACAGTACCGTTTATCTATGGACACCATTTGATACTCAATAAACAAAAAACACTCGAGTTTCACCCGAACGGTATGATTTTCCGAGCCGTTTTTGAGGATGGGACTGAATTGATGCAGGACTATTACTCAATAGGTGGTGGGTTTATTGCGACACAGAACGAAAATTCCTACGAAAAGCATTGCGTGCGGACACTTTACCCCTGTCATCATGGTGCTGATGTACTTCGGAATACCGAAAAACTAGGGCTCAGTAGAATCTCGGATCTTATTTTCCTTAATGAAGAATCGTGGCGCAGCCGAGAAGAAACCGAGAAAGAAGCACTTTATATCTGGCAGCAGATTAAGGAATGTATATACAAAGGCGTCAACAAAGAAGGCGTACTGCCGGGTGGGCTTAATGTCACGCGGCGTGCAGCAGGTCTTAACCGAAAATTGCTCGGTGAAAAAGTATATCGCAATATGGATGAATGGTTCCGGTTGGTTGTAGAAACTGAAGAATCTTTTGTGAACATCAATAAATGGGTGTCTTGTTTTGCCTTAGCAGTAAATGAAGAAAATGCAAGTTTCGGGAGAATCATCACGGCTCCAACAAACGGAGCGAGTGGGGTGATACCGGCGGTGCTGATGTACGCGCAGGCTTTTACCTCTTTTACTAAAGAAGACGACATCGTTCGCTTTTTGTTGGTTGCAGGCGAAATAGGAACTTTGTTCAAAAAAAACGCGACCATCTCAGCCGCAATGGGCGGTTGCCAAGCAGAAGTAGGTGTATCATCGGCCATGGCCGCGGCCGGCCTTACTGAAATAATGGGCGGCACACCGGGTCAGGTACTCATGGCTGCTGAAATTGCGATGGAACATCATTTGGGTATGACGTGCGATCCGATTGCCGGTTTG
This DNA window, taken from Chryseobacterium sp. 6424, encodes the following:
- a CDS encoding L-serine ammonia-lyase; protein product: MQSISVFEIIKVGIGPSSSHTMGPWNAAESFLNKIRKEHRLQDVKEIFLEFFGSLAKTGIGHGTDIAGMLGLSGENFKTIDTTKIDEKVAHIKSTGLLNLGGETTVPFIYGHHLILNKQKTLEFHPNGMIFRAVFEDGTELMQDYYSIGGGFIATQNENSYEKHCVRTLYPCHHGADVLRNTEKLGLSRISDLIFLNEESWRSREETEKEALYIWQQIKECIYKGVNKEGVLPGGLNVTRRAAGLNRKLLGEKVYRNMDEWFRLVVETEESFVNINKWVSCFALAVNEENASFGRIITAPTNGASGVIPAVLMYAQAFTSFTKEDDIVRFLLVAGEIGTLFKKNATISAAMGGCQAEVGVSSAMAAAGLTEIMGGTPGQVLMAAEIAMEHHLGMTCDPIAGLVQIPCIERNSMGAIKAITAANIAIESDPAKARVSLDQVIQSMWDTAQSMSDRFKETSEGGLAIAVNVAEC
- a CDS encoding glucokinase; translation: MNTNNKFMLYLPAISAESNNNISIISADVRKDATYFAHYITRDKRLVPQIEKTYATVEYASFIDIAQKFITEFQLNHASKFVVAVPGPVISGKSEPLRLPWKLDAEEIKQQTGISQVYLINDLEASAYGLGNDDEKCFQTIHHSENVVPGNIAVLAPGAGLGEAGLYWDGKFMRPFATEGGHSEFSPRTNDEVEFYQFLQKIYGIVTWESVLSTEGLFNIYRYVRDVKQQQQPEWLTREIENNNFTDAIIKGALESRDRICNVTIDTFMLFLAREANNLVLKLKATGGLYLSGEIPVMLQKYLNKDDFYKNFIVSDKMESLLRDIPIYLVRDTKTIIQGAALYAAFSGE
- a CDS encoding ABC1 kinase family protein, with the translated sequence MATIPEKLSNYSKFISFIYKYWNSDIFRSAAENAFNETKDDNAPEHHTYDNPEELAEDLKKMGPTYVKLGQLLSTRPDLMPESYMKALERLQDDVEEIPYAEVEKIVEEETGQRMSKAFQSFDVQPLASASIGQVHRAVLRSGRQVAVKVQRPGIRKKFLEDLDTLKEITDFAVKNNKTAKKYAADQVLEELRFILLNELDYVKEAENLQTLGQNLTNYRKIFVPQPVAGYSTSKILTMDFVEGRKITAVTPLSRTEHNYNALVDELVAAYMKQIIIDGFAHADPHPGNVHLTKDHKIALMDLGMVAKFGPNFGINY
- a CDS encoding YceI family protein, translating into MKKLLLMAVLTGGLAFGQSKKVVASDVHWWGYKIAKSAASSHDGTVNVKSGNIIMKGNQVAGGTFVLDMTSINATDLTGESQTKLNNHLKNGDFFEVDKFPTAAYTIASVRKNNHKVYNYIIHGDLTVKGKTHPVSFPAKISYSKGVVSIVSDKFAFDRQKFDVAYKAAMKDVLVKDEVDMLVKVTAK
- the queG gene encoding tRNA epoxyqueuosine(34) reductase QueG; translated protein: MKGNTEKYAALIKAKAKEFGFQSCGISRAGFLEEDAPALEAWLKNARHGEMSYMENHFDKRLDPRKLVDGARTVISLSYNYYPEQDLTPFSDLKISKYAYGEDYHEVIKELLRDLVAALKVEIGDFDCRVFTDSAPILERSWARKSGIGWVGKNANLLTKQHGSFYFLAEIICDLDLATDHATTDHCGSCRRCIEACPTQAIVAERIVDGSKCISYATIELKNELPEHFKNKMEDWMFGCDICQDVCPWNRFAKPHQQERFKPKAFIASFGREDWQALTQEVFSEIFRKSPVKRTKFAGLKRNIAFLTQ
- a CDS encoding alpha/beta hydrolase, yielding MKLYVISGLGADFKVLSKLTFPENLEVVFLDWLIPIRNESFTGYVTRMSDRIDETKPFCLLGYSFGGIMVQEIDKIKPAEKVVILGSIKSDREKSRFIKMGEVTHIPKYLPENIFTTKSALAYAFVRKFFDPKNPKLMEYFTVRDPYYLKWCIEKISNWKSEENPKVIQVLADRDIVFPIKYSKPDYVIQNATHLFPATKPREVSEILKEIFGS
- a CDS encoding rhodanese-like domain-containing protein; this translates as MSLVEVLQLGDYHLIDVREAMELEMDGHLEEAQNIPLGELEERKQEIINLSGTKIFFCRSGNRSGKAVDYFKEQGMTDVYNGGGYAEMKELLDSIK